In one Magallana gigas chromosome 7, xbMagGiga1.1, whole genome shotgun sequence genomic region, the following are encoded:
- the LOC105331540 gene encoding intraflagellar transport protein 52 homolog, translated as MAPTTEGMDEKAQRNVIVFNQSKNEIFSPGNGLKTLNRKLRSTWKIQTNKAEITPETLSSVSIFVICGSREKYTGSELESIKRYIDGGGSVLVLLGEGGETRFETNINFLLEEYGIMINNDAVVRTSYYKYFHPKEALIANGVLNRAVSQAAGKTFSVEEDGNNAQALSFLYPYGATLNVMKPSTALLSTGSVSFPLNRPVCALYENRNHGKLVVLGSCHMFSDQYIDKEENSKVLDVLIRTLTSDEIKLNPIDAEDPEISDYNMLPDIAKLAGQLKTCLQESDDVPRDITMLFDNSLFKLDTSLVPNAIKAFEQLNVKHESLTLITPQFETPLPPLQPAVFPPQFRELEPPKLDLFDLDEQFSSEKVRIAQQTNKCSDDDLEYYVRECGDILGVTSNLPQDSRDAKHILEYIFTHVVEFKKLNQEQDYDTTQFGGGGGYGQY; from the exons ATGGCGCCGACGACAGAG GGTATGGATGAAAAAGCACAGAGAAATGTTATCGTGTTCAATCAGTCAAAGAATGAGATCTTCTCTCCCGGTAATGGTCTGAAAACGCTAAACCGAAAGTTACGTTCAACATGGAAGATTCAAAC TAACAAAGCAGAAATAACTCCAGAGACTCTATCCTCTGTCAGCATATTTGTAATATGTGGCAGCAGAGAAAAGTACACAGGTTCAGAG TTGGAATCAATCAAGCGTTACATTGATGGAGGAGGTAGTGTGTTGGTTCTCCTTGGTGAGGGAGGAGAAACAAGATTCGAAACCAACATCAACTTTCTGCTGGAAGAGTAtggaattatgataaataatg ATGCAGTAGTGAGAACCtcatattacaaatattttcatCCAAAAGAGGCATTGATAGCAAATGGTGTATTAAATAG aGCAGTAAGTCAGGCTGCTGGGAAGACATTTTCAGTTGAGGAAGATGGAAACAATGCTCA GGCATTGTCCTTCTTGTACCCCTATGGAGCCACATTGAATGTGATGAAGCCATCCACTGCTCTGCTGTCAACTGGATCTGTGTCCTTTCCTCTCAACAGACCAGTCTGTGCCCTCTATGAAAACAGG AACCACGGCAAATTGGTGGTGTTAGGATCATGTCACATGTTCAGTGATCAGTACATAGACAAAGAGGAAAACAGCAAAGTTCTC GATGTACTTATCAGAACTTTGACATCAGATGAAATTAAACTAAACCCAATTGATGCTGAGGACCCAGAA ATCTCTGATTACAACATGCTGCCAGACATAGCTAAGCTAGCTGGCCAGCTGAAGACCTGCCTCCAGGAGAGTGACGATGTTCCCCGAGACATCACCATGCTGTTTGACAACTCCCTGTTCAAGCTCGACACCAGCCTGGTCCCTAATGCTATCAA AGCTTTTGAGCAGCTGAATGTCAAACACGAGTCCCTGACTCTTATCACCCCTCAGTTTGAGACTCCTTTACCCCCCTTACAACCAGCGGTGTTTCCTCCCCAGTTCCGAGAACTGGAACCACCAAAGTTAGATCTGTTTGATCTGGATGAGCAGTTCTCTTCAGAGAAAGTCAGGATAGCCCAACAGACCAACAAAT GCTCAGATGATGACCTTGAGTACTATGTTCGGGAATGTGGAGACATTCTTGGTGTTACATCAAACTTACCTCAGGATTCGAGGGATGCAAAACATATCCTAGAATACATTTTTACCCATGTTGTGGAATTCAAGAAGTTGAATCAG GAACAAGATTATGATACCACTCAGTTTGGAGGCGGAGGAGGATATGGCCAATATTAA